The genome window ACATGAAACTACAGATATTCAGTCTGAACTTCACCAGACCAAACGGCGTTTTACGGACTTTGTCTTCCAGCGGGTCCAGGTCAGTGGCAATGCTCGGGACAGCGGCTCCTCGAGTCCTGCATCCCTGGCTGCCCCATCACGCACACTGCTCACCCCTAGGTCTGTGAGTAGCTCTGCGTTTCCAGCTTCCAGAGGTGCTGCTCGCCCTTCGGGTCCAGGGACGGGCGTCGGCGCGACCGTCCCACTGGTTCGAGCTACTTCCCCTGGGGCCGAGTTTCGGGAGGAGCAGCGCCTCGCTGCTGTGCGCAAGGCAGCGGAGGAGAAGCTACACCGCGCACTGCATCCGTCGAGTAGGGTTGCGGGTGCGGATCTAGTGAGCTCTACTACTGTTGGCGGGACGCAGGAGTCTTCTGTGTCGAGCGGGAGGGAGAGTCCGGTTTCCGCGTCGCCGCGCTCTGTTCGTCGGTTCCAGATTTCCAGGTCCAGTACACCTGTGAATGTTCTGCGGAGCGCAGGTGGCGGCGTGCAGAAGCGGCGAGGGGACGGGGCGGTCGCAGTGCTGGTGGAGAAGTTACGGAGGGCTCCGCATTCGAGGCAGGCGTCGTTGGTAGCTGATGCGGCGGCGCAGGCTGCGAcggcggagggggaggacCGTGGTGTGAATGTcccggagccggagccggagccggagcctgTTCGGCCCAGGAAACGGCCTGTGGTCAATCAGGCGGAGAGAAAATGGAGAGAGGAGCGGAAGACTGCCATCTCCGCTGCGAAGGAACACATCACGAaggtgctggagaaggaggcgcATGCTCGCAAGAGTAACTGGGAGGATGAGTCGGAACGGCTGGCTCGCGAGTTTGAGCAGATTGCCTTAGAGCTGGAGGGAGGTAGAGAGACGGAACCGCCGGTGCAGCAGCCAGTAGCGCAGCCGACAGCACGTCCTACTGTCCCCAAGCCTCCGTTGAAGTACCAGCCGCGCACACCTAATAAACCTCGAGGGACGACGCCGCGGGAAACGAGCGTTGTAGAAATTCCAGACGTCCAGCCTCCAGTAGAAACCGTGGCGCAAGAGGATGACAGTGACGGCGAGTATGTCTACGATACTTACATTCGACAACCCCTGCCAGAAGGGACGCTACTTACGAACCCGCTGACCGATCTTGAAACGGCCCACGAAATATGGTTTCAACAGAATGGAATTGACACCACTCGCCAGGATATTGgagtcatcgtcatcacacaagaggacgaagagTACTGGGAACATTTtgcagaggatgacgaggacgaagagtGGGATAGCGAGGACGCAGATTCGAATGGTATGCTCAGTCCACCCGTCCAAACTCTCTGCATGCACAGTGCTAACCCATCTTGACGCATACAGCCGAAAACAACCCCGCAAACGACTATCCGGACGAGGACCTGTCGtgggacgatgaagaagatgacccCGCAGCCATCTACCACAAATATCGAACTCATGACGCGTCTGACGACGAGGAATTCGACTCTGCGGATTCAGCAAATGAGGGGCGGCGCGCAGGCCGGGTTGGAGTTGGATTTGGATTTGGGCTCGACTCGCACGTGGATTCTGACGAGGACAGCCTGGACGGCGACGGTCCCAATCACGATCGAATGCGACGGTGGTAACTACTCTAACAAGTGACACCCTCCCAGAATCGGGTGGCTGCATTCTGCAGCTTCCAGTTGATTTCATGATGACTTGCTTGCTTGGTGTCCGGGCACGCAATCTGTCTGGTCGAGATAAAgatcgtcctcatcatcgttGACCCTACGGCGAAAATAGCCCCCAAATACCAAGACCCGGTGACCTCGGGGAAAACCCAAGCCCAAAACTGTAAAGAAAACAAATCATACTATCGTATCTGCATCAGCCAcaagcatcagcatcagcatccgcatcagcatcaccgcAGCATGGAGTAGCGTCAGGCAACCAGCCAGTACACAGGCCTTCCCCCCCACTTCTCTTCAGCTAAGCACGTATCTAGCCCGTGAGCAAATGACAACCGGCATTAGCAGACGATAATCCCGAAGCTGATCAACCACCCCGAAACAACAATCTCCACGACGGCgcatcaacatcagcaccCAACAACGTTTAACGTCCACGGCGCCAGGGGTAAGATTGAATACGAGTTAATAGAGTACGAGACGGGGATGTGGGGTTCCTGATCATGAACATGATTATCATGccatgtcatgtcatgtcaaGCGGATTGAGAATCTGACCAAAAGTCAAACGAATTTCTACATTGTACCATTGCAGTTGTTGAAGTGCCGAGTGTAGCCCATCTCAATCCTAATCGGTGGCATGTCACATGGTTAGGTACTGATTGCCACTACCGGCTACTCCGTGGCCTACGGTGTCTGGCGCCGTACTTGGGCTTGGAATTGAGAGGTGGTTGTTCCGGGCGAGCTTGCAGAGAGCTCGCAGTTGGCACTGGTTGGTCTGCATAGGACAGAGGATAAGAACAGGGATGAATGCTCTGCATTCTACGAGAAT of Aspergillus fumigatus Af293 chromosome 2, whole genome shotgun sequence contains these proteins:
- a CDS encoding Iwr1 domain-containing protein, giving the protein MALPPEQINIKRRREEEPVDILYIQSELHQTKRRFTDFVFQRVQVSGNARDSGSSSPASLAAPSRTLLTPRSVSSSAFPASRGAARPSGPGTGVGATVPLVRATSPGAEFREEQRLAAVRKAAEEKLHRALHPSSRVAGADLVSSTTVGGTQESSVSSGRESPVSASPRSVRRFQISRSSTPVNVLRSAGGGVQKRRGDGAVAVLVEKLRRAPHSRQASLVADAAAQAATAEGEDRGVNVPEPEPEPEPVRPRKRPVVNQAERKWREERKTAISAAKEHITKVLEKEAHARKSNWEDESERLAREFEQIALELEGGRETEPPVQQPVAQPTARPTVPKPPLKYQPRTPNKPRGTTPRETSVVEIPDVQPPVETVAQEDDSDGEYVYDTYIRQPLPEGTLLTNPLTDLETAHEIWFQQNGIDTTRQDIGVIVITQEDEEYWEHFAEDDEDEEWDSEDADSNAENNPANDYPDEDLSWDDEEDDPAAIYHKYRTHDASDDEEFDSADSANEGRRAGRVGVGFGFGLDSHVDSDEDSLDGDGPNHDRMRRW